TTCCGCTGCCGGAGCGCGACCTCAACCGCCTCGGCCTGGGTCAGCTCATCCTGGAAATTCTGACTCTCGTGGTAGGAGAGGGGGCGGTCACGCCCTCGGGTAAAACCATTGCGTTTACGGCCCCGGCCGTCGAATCAGCCCCCGGCGCGTAGCCTCACGGCTTATCCGCCGCTGCTTTTCCTCTAAAATTTCAAGCCTGCATCCTCCTTCGTCATGGCCAAAGCCTCCACCAAGAAACCCAAACTCACCCCGGAAGAACAAATGGCCGAGCTGGCCCGCCTGACGGGCTCCGTCGCGGCCATCAGCCACATGGGGACCAGTCAGCCCTTCGTACTGCCCACCCCGGCCGCGGAGGCTACGCCTACCCCGGCGGCTACGCCCACCGCGGTGGTACCGGCACCGGAGCCAGCCCCGGTGCCCACCGAGGCCGCGCCCCCGGTCCCAGCCGCAAAGCCGGAACCGTCGGTACCGGTTGCACCCGTTGCCGCCACGGAGCCCGCACCTTCGTTGGCTGCTGCTTCCGCACCAGCCGTTGATACAACCCCGGTAGAACCAAAGGGAGAAGAAACAGCTGCTGTGACAGCACCGGCACCGCCGGCCGCGCCGGCGGCTGAGTTACCCGTTGCAGATGACCTGGAGGAAGAAGAGGAGGTGGTGGAAGTAGAGGCTGCGCCGACGCCAGCGGCCACGGGGGACAGCAAGGACAAGCTGGACCTAACCTCCCTCTTTGCGGATTCGGCGGAGAAGAAGACTTTTCAGATTCGCATCACGGCCAGCCACCAGCAGTTTTTTCAGCAGATGGGGCTGCTGCTGGGTGGAGGAGCCTCCTCGACTGACGTGATTCACAACATCCTCGCCCAGTTTAAGGCGGCGAATGAGGCCCAGATTCAGAAAGCGTTTCAGCGGCAGCTGCGCCAGATGATGTCGCCCAAAAAGTAAGCTTATCCGTTAGGGGCTATTTCGCCGGCGCGGCTCGATTGGAAGCCGGGCGGTTCTTCCATCCCTATTTCAAACTATTCCTCCGCTGCCGGCCCACCTGGGCAGGGTAGGGGAGGGGCCCAATTTTTCTACCAGCAATGCATACCAGCAGTACTTCCATTTTCAGCCCCCAAGGTGCGTCGAGGCGACGTGGCGGGCGGTAAGCGTTTGACCGTGCTGGCCCTGCTGCTGGCCAGTACGGTAGCCGGTGCCACCGGTTTGCCAACAGAAAACAGCCTGACCTCGCCCGGGGACAGTGCTACCGTTGACTCGCTACGCGAAGTGGCCCGGCGGCGGCTGCCGGATTCGGTCCGGTTTCGGACGCTGCGCGCGCTGAGCGACGCGCTGTTTGCCCAGGATGAGCCGGAGGCGCGCCGGGTAGGGGAGCAGGCCGTGCAGCTGGCCCGCCATCGACGGGACTGGCCGGGCGTGGCCGATGCCCTGTACCAGCTGGTGGTGAACTGTGAGCGGGCGGCCGACTACGTAGCCGCCATGCAGTACAGCCAGGAGGGTGCCGGCGTGGCCAGGGTGCACCAATTGCCCGACGAGTGGCGCTTCACCCAATGCATGGGGCTGGTAGCGGTCGATACCAAAGATGTGAAAGCAGGCCTGAAATACATGCGGCAGGCTTACCAGCAGCAAGGAGCCGTGGGCAACGTCCCACCCCGCGAGCGGGGCGGACTGCTGCTCAACCTGGCCAACACCTTTCTGGTCATGCAGCGCTACGACTCGGTGCTGCACTACGCTACCCGGGCCCTGCCCTACATGCAGCGCGCCAGGGATGCCCGGGGCCTGGGCTACGTGTACCAGTTCCGGGGCGAGGTGTACGCCATGATTCAGCCCCAGACCAGGGCCACGCTGGATTCAGCGGCCACGAACATGAACCGGGCCCTGCGCATCATGCAGCGCCACGGGTTTCGGCCCCAGATAGCCAGCTCGGCGCTGGCGCTGGCCCGCGTGTACCGGCTGCAAGGGCTGCCGGCCGTCTCGCAGCGCATGGCGGAAATGGACCTCACCCTGGCCCGCGAGCTGAAGATGCCCGACTACGAGGCCGACGCGCTGGCGAGCCTCGCCTGGGCCCACGCCGACCAGGGCCGGATGCGCCGCTCCTTCGACCTTGACAACCGGGCCCAGGACCTGCGCGATTCCCTCTTTAACGGCGACAAGGCGCAGGCTCTGGCCCAGCTGCAGGTGCGCTACGATGTGAAGCTGCTGACGGAACAGAAGCGGACCGCCGAGTTTGAGCAGCGCAGCCAGCGGGCGCAGCTGCACTCGCTATGGCTGCTGCTGGGCGGGCTCACGACCACCATCGGGGTGGGCAGCTGGCTGTACTGGCGGCTGCGGCGGCAGAAAGCGCTGCTGGCCGTGGCCAATCAGGCCAACTGCCGGTCCGTGGCCGAAAAGGAGGTGCTGCTGCAGGAAATCCACCACCGCGTAAAAAACAATCTGCAGCTGGTGAGTGGCCTGCTGGGCTGGCAGGCCAGCACCCTTCCTGAACCCACCCTGGTGGCCGCGCTGGATGCCAGCCGGGTAAGAATTCAGAGCATGGCTTTAGTCCATGAATTCTTATATCAAGCCGATAATCTGGCCGAAGTACGCATGGACCAGTACCTGCGCGAACTGCTTGATTCTCTGAAAACGGCGCTTACTACGCCCGAACAAACCATCCAGTTGAGTACGGACCTGGCCCCGGTAATCATGAGCCCCAAAGAGGCCAGCACGCTGGGCCTTGTGGTCAACGAAATAGTGAACAATGCGTACAAGCACGCTTTTCAGGGCCTTGCCCAGGGCCATCTGCACGTTTCCTTCGCCAGCCGCCCCACCGGCTTTCAGCTCGTTATCGCCGATGACGGGGCCGGTATGCCGGCCGGGGACGCGCCGGCGAAAGCCCACTCCCTGGGTATGCAGCTGGTCCGCACGCTCACCAAACAGCTGAAAGCGAAGCTGTCGGTGACCCGTTCCTTTCCCACGGGCACGCAGATAGAGGTTACTCGTGAATGACGAGCCTACCGGCGTGTTCCTTATCCCACCCTATGTCTACCATTCTCATAGTTGAAGATGAATTGCTTATTGCCGCTGAGATAGAACGCACGCTGGTTCGGCTGGGGCACACCCCGCTCGAACCCGTCGACAACAGCGATGAGGCCCTGCGCGTGCTGGCCACGCAGCCCGTGGAGCTGGTGCTGATGGACATCAACATTGCCGGTGACTGCGACGGCATCGCGGCCGCCCTACTCATTCGCCGGCAGTTTGCCATCCCCGTGGTGTTCCTTACGGCCCGCTCCGACGCCGACACCCTGAACCGCGCCAAGCTGGCCCAGCCCTACGGCTACCTGGTCAAGCCCTTCACCGATGATTCGCTGCGGGTGCAGGTCGAGCTGGCCCTTTACAATGCCTATCAGGCCGGCCCCACCGGCCCCGTCCTGGACACCGCCAATGCCGCCGACACGGAGGTGTTGGGAGCGGCCGAGCGCTGCCCCAAGTTCAAGGACTACCTGTTTGTGCGCAAGGGCTCCGGCCACGTTAAGGTGCTGCTCGCCGATATTCTCTATTTCGAAGCCCTGCAGAATTTCGTGCGGATGCACACGGTGCGGGAAAAGTTCGTGTTCGATTCCACGATGAAGGAGCTGGAGCAGAAGCTGCCTGACCAATTCTTTAAAACCCACCGCTCCTATATCGTGAATCTGGACCGTGTACAGGCTTATGAGGAGAGTAGCGTTTTGCTCGGCGAGGACTACGTGCCCGTCAGCCGTTCATCCAAGGACGAATTGAAAAACCGCATTCATCTGGTGGGGTAGCCTAATGCCCGCTATTAACGGTTAGCACTCAGGCTACAAAATCCACCGTGGCGGTTGCAGAACCCGCAGCCAAGCCTCTCGAATCGGTTGTTTGTACTCCCAACCGTCCGGAAAGGCTAGGCTGACAGGCCATTGGAAGGCCAGAGCGTCAACCTGCAGCTTGCGGGCCTTAGGGGCAGTATTTCGTTTTTGGGCCTGCCTCGTTCAGCCGTTTCGCGGAGCCGGCTGTTACAGGGCTGTACGTTCTTTTTCACCCGTTTTCATTCTTCCGTTTATGGATTTGCATTTTGTCCGCCGCGGCACCGGCCGCCCCCTGTTACTGGTTCACGGCATCGGCGGCAGTTGGCGGTCCTGGAACACCATCATCGATGCCCTGGCCGCCGAGCGTGACGTTATCGCCGTGGACTTGCCCGGCCACGGCGAAACCCCCAAGATGACCGGCGAAAACTCCATCGCCACCTTAGCCGACGCGGTGACGTCCTTTCTCACTCAACATGACCTGCTCGGGATTGATGCCGTGGGCAGTTCGATGGGCGCGCGGCTGGTGCTGGAGCTGGCCCGGCGCGGCGGTGTACTCGGCGCCGTGGTTTCGCTGGACCCGGGCGGATTTTGGCAGGGCTGGCAGATTCCTTTTTTCTACCACTCGGTGGACCTGTCGGTGAAGCTGGTGAAGGCCCTGCAGCCGGTGATGCCCGCCCTGGCCGGCTCGGCGGTGGGCCGCACGGTGTTGCTCCCGCAGTTTTCCGCCCGCCCCTGGGCCGTAGATTCGCAGCAGGCCATCGACGAGATGTACACCTTCGCCCACTCGCCGGCCTTTGACGAATTGCTCGACCAATTGGCGCACGGCGAAGTGCAGCAGCCCGCAACCAAGGGCAGCATCCCCGGGCCGCTGGTCATTGGCTGGGGCCGGCAGGACCGGGTGTGCCTGCCGAGCCAGTCGACGCTGGCGCTGGCGAAGTTCCCGGATGCGCGCCTGTACTGGTTCGAGCACTGCGGCCACTTCCCACAGTGGGACCAGCCCGCCGAAGCCACGCGCCTGATTCTGGCCGCCACCAGCCGCCAGCCCTTCACCGATGAATCCATTGCTTTGTCAAAATCAGCAGTGGCGGCACCGACTTTGCCGAAGGCGGCCGTCGTGGCAGCCGCACTGGCGCTGCTAGCCGGTGGCCTCTGGCTGCTCTCGTCGCGGGGAAAGCGGGGGCGTTAGCCCGGCGAGCACCCCGACGTAAGCACGATGGCTGCCCGGGTTCCCAGGCATAATAAAGCCCCGGCCCTGTATCAGGGCCGGGGCTTTCGTTTTCAATTACGTACTCGCTTAGCTGCTCTGGGCACCGCGTACCTCTCTGTTAGTGACAAAGACAATCAGGTCGCGGCTAAGCTTGTCCTGCCCGGTGATAAAAAGGCCGTGCGGGACGCCGCAGCTAATGCAAGGAGCTTATTACTTGCTGTCGGTGTCCAGGCTATTCAAGTAGGCCACTAGCGCGGTACGCTCGGCCGGGGTTACGGCGTAGAACGGGTGCGGCGCGGTCTTGCCCCGCTTGGGATTTAGCAGCTCGTCGAGGCTGTGCACGGAATCGTCGTGCAGAAACACGGGCTTGCGGGCCAGGTCCAGCAGCAGGGGCAGCGCGTTGCCACGAATGCCGCCGCCGGGGCTGGCATCCACTACCACCATTTTGTCATCAAATGTGCCGGGGGCATTCTGAATGGGGGTGAGCGGGGCCTGCCGCTGGGCCAGCACCTTGGGCGCGTAGCCAGGCCAGATGACGTTCATCGGCACCAGCTTGGACTGGACGGCCACGCCCTGGTTGGTGTTGTGGCAGGACGTACAGTTTTGCGAAATGAACAGCGCCCGGCCGCTGGCTACCTGCGCGGCATTGCGCACCACGCCCTTGGGCGCTTGCAGGCTCGACACGTAGGCGTTCAGGTCGCGCAGCTTCTGCTCGTCCACGCGCTTGCCGGTGGGCGTGGGCGGGTCGCCGGCTTTCCCCTGCAGATGGGCTGTGACGAAGGGGTAGCCGGTGACGCCCGTGGCGGCCAGCACCTTGGCGTAGCCGGCCACGATGGAGTCGCCGCCCGCCGCGCCCAGGGCGTGCATAAACTGCCGCCCGCCGGGCGAGAGCAGGTTGCTCTGGTCGAACAGGGCCGTGTAGACCG
Above is a genomic segment from Hymenobacter aerilatus containing:
- a CDS encoding LytTR family transcriptional regulator DNA-binding domain-containing protein — translated: MSTILIVEDELLIAAEIERTLVRLGHTPLEPVDNSDEALRVLATQPVELVLMDINIAGDCDGIAAALLIRRQFAIPVVFLTARSDADTLNRAKLAQPYGYLVKPFTDDSLRVQVELALYNAYQAGPTGPVLDTANAADTEVLGAAERCPKFKDYLFVRKGSGHVKVLLADILYFEALQNFVRMHTVREKFVFDSTMKELEQKLPDQFFKTHRSYIVNLDRVQAYEESSVLLGEDYVPVSRSSKDELKNRIHLVG
- a CDS encoding sensor histidine kinase encodes the protein MRRGDVAGGKRLTVLALLLASTVAGATGLPTENSLTSPGDSATVDSLREVARRRLPDSVRFRTLRALSDALFAQDEPEARRVGEQAVQLARHRRDWPGVADALYQLVVNCERAADYVAAMQYSQEGAGVARVHQLPDEWRFTQCMGLVAVDTKDVKAGLKYMRQAYQQQGAVGNVPPRERGGLLLNLANTFLVMQRYDSVLHYATRALPYMQRARDARGLGYVYQFRGEVYAMIQPQTRATLDSAATNMNRALRIMQRHGFRPQIASSALALARVYRLQGLPAVSQRMAEMDLTLARELKMPDYEADALASLAWAHADQGRMRRSFDLDNRAQDLRDSLFNGDKAQALAQLQVRYDVKLLTEQKRTAEFEQRSQRAQLHSLWLLLGGLTTTIGVGSWLYWRLRRQKALLAVANQANCRSVAEKEVLLQEIHHRVKNNLQLVSGLLGWQASTLPEPTLVAALDASRVRIQSMALVHEFLYQADNLAEVRMDQYLRELLDSLKTALTTPEQTIQLSTDLAPVIMSPKEASTLGLVVNEIVNNAYKHAFQGLAQGHLHVSFASRPTGFQLVIADDGAGMPAGDAPAKAHSLGMQLVRTLTKQLKAKLSVTRSFPTGTQIEVTRE
- a CDS encoding alpha/beta fold hydrolase yields the protein MDLHFVRRGTGRPLLLVHGIGGSWRSWNTIIDALAAERDVIAVDLPGHGETPKMTGENSIATLADAVTSFLTQHDLLGIDAVGSSMGARLVLELARRGGVLGAVVSLDPGGFWQGWQIPFFYHSVDLSVKLVKALQPVMPALAGSAVGRTVLLPQFSARPWAVDSQQAIDEMYTFAHSPAFDELLDQLAHGEVQQPATKGSIPGPLVIGWGRQDRVCLPSQSTLALAKFPDARLYWFEHCGHFPQWDQPAEATRLILAATSRQPFTDESIALSKSAVAAPTLPKAAVVAAALALLAGGLWLLSSRGKRGR